From Sus scrofa isolate TJ Tabasco breed Duroc chromosome 18, Sscrofa11.1, whole genome shotgun sequence, a single genomic window includes:
- the CCDC136 gene encoding coiled-coil domain-containing protein 136 isoform X3 codes for MEAGAGAGAGAAGWSCPGPGPTVTTLGSYEVSDGCERKKGQRWGSLERRGMQAMEGEVLLPALYEEEEEEEEEEEGEEEDDQVQKGGSGGSLSLSKHRGLSLTETELEELRAQVLQLVAELEETRELAGQHEDDSLELQGLLEDERLASAQQAEVFTKQIQQLQGELRSLREEISLLERDKEYELKEIEQELHLARAEIQNLRQAAEDSATDHESDIASLQEDICRMRNELEDMERIRGEYEMEITTLRAEMEMKTSDPSNSLSLSDFSEMQEELQQLRDRYRFLNEEYQALQESNSSLTGQLAELESERTRRATERWLESQTLRSMMSAESQTSEADFLEPDPEMHLLRQQLLGAEEQMHDMQSKCKKLCCELQELQHHHRTSEEEQRRLQRELKCAQNEVLRFQTSHDVTQNEELRTRLCALQQKYDASQDEQNELLKVQLQLQAELRQLKITKSQVVESQSEKELLCRLQKLQLQYQNITCEKDKLLDVQQQLRDNLQCHEAEVQHLKGVVASFQDSREKYTEMRAQLQEVKRLHQTSRDALEQQKHMYDQLEQDFLLCQEELQQLKTTQAIQEDKGQCANKCDTLLFRLTELQERYKASQKEMGQLQMQQCELLEEQRRMQEEQGQLQEELHRLTFPLPKSGLFHKSQELLTKLQNLCELQLLYQGMQEEQKKLIQNQECVIKEQLELHSALQHFKESGFREVLEGPENSRSPKSSKCGNSSKSKVIVAQIEVLQELYEASQTEQERLHKEQERLLEERKRLQADLQLCLEEMQLLQAQSPSLKMSLESYKKSYGSTTASREDKSCDIDDNESYHKSYSSSSQASEESFLKSYDSSSSNTRESWGRSYRSSSSSTACKRSYGSSSSSDVFHKSYVSSSADNELAEPEDVECLEVTVAKVLVKLQGVQGLYQLSQEEHSLLQERMKKLLDKQKELKEELDACEKEFKECMECFEKPAEKPATSQNDKNEIRDLQAKLRELQLQYQASMDEQGRLLAVQEQLEGQLQCCQEELRQLKEKRSSAAKETKGKNGNKNTNKNANGVTHKKVAKPNLENSEGCFEAGKSLEVVLYYKASQMALDDLTKEGKKEEMKAEKEEEKKEASWADLVSEPSDPKEVEPQEDQAEGFEEARSQEGKEEADQEEDEDEAAEENNPLKLSESKKNMFGMWKPMVFLALAAVALYVLPNMRPQETEFCLME; via the exons ATGGAGGCGGGCGCCGGGGCCGGCGCGGGCGCCGCGGGCTGGAGCTGCCCGGGTCCAG GACCCACAGTGACCACTTTAGGCTCCTACGAGGTGTCTGACGGTTGTGAGAGGAAGAAAGGCCAACGCTGGGGGTCCCTGGAAAGGCGTGGAATGCAAGCCATGGAGG GGGAAGTGTTACTCCCAGCCCTCtacgaggaggaagaggaggaggaagaggaagaagagggggaagaagaggatGATCAGGTGCAAAAGGGAGGAAGCGGGGGCTCCTTGTCCCTCAGTAAGCACCGGGGCCTGAGCCTCACGGAGACCGAACTGGAGGAGCTGAGGGCTCAggtgctgcagctggtggcagagctggaggagaCCCGGGAACTGGCAGGGCAGCATGAGGATGACTCGCTGGAGCTGCAGG GGCTCCTGGAGGATGAGCGGCTGGCCAGCGCCCAGCAGGCAGAGGTGTTCACCAAGCAGATCCAGCAGCTCCAAG GCGAGCTGCGCTCTCTGCGGGAGGAGATTTCCCTTTTGGAGCGTGACAAAGAATATGAACTTAAGGAGATAGAACAGGAGCTGCACTTGGCCCGGGCTGAGATCCAGAATCTGCGGCAAGCAGCGGAAGATTCTGCGACCGATCACGAGAGTGACATCGCCTCCCTGCAGGAGGATATCTGCCGGATGCGGAATGAACTCGAGGACATGGAGCGCATCCGGGGAGAGTATGAGATGGAGATCACCACGCTCCGCgcagaaatggaaatgaagaccTCTGACCCTTCCAACAGCTTAAGTCTCTCCGACTTCTCTGAGATGCAAG AAGAGTTGCAGCAGCTGCGGGACCGCTACCGCTTCCTGAATGAGGAGTACCAGGCCCTGCAGGAGAGCAACAGCAGCCTCACAGGGCAGCTTGCAGAGCTGGAGAGTGAGAG GACACGAAGAGCAACAGAAAGGTGGCTGGAGTCCCAAACACTGCGGAGTATGATGTCAGCAGAGTCTCAGACTTCAGAAGCCGACTTCCTGGAGCCTGATCCTGAAATGCATTTGTTGCGACAGCAGCTGCTGGGAGCTGAGGAGCAGATGCATGACATGCAGAGCAAG TGTAAGAAATTGTGTTGTGAGTTGCAAGAGCTGCAGCATCATCACCGGACCAGCGAGGAGGAGCAAAGGCGGCTGCAGAGGGAGCTCAAGTGCGCACAGAACGAGGTGCTTCGGTTTCAGACTTCCCATGACGTCACCCAG AACGAGGAGCTGCGGACCAGACTCTGTGCCCTACAGCAAAAGTATGATGCTAGCCAGGATGAGCAGAATGAGCTCTTGAAGGTGCAGCTACAACTTCAGGCTGAGCTCCGGCAGCTCAAAATCACGAAATCCCAAGTCGTAGAAAGCCAGAGTGAGAAG GAGTTACTGTGCCGGctccagaagctgcagctgcagtaccAGAACATCACGTGTGAAAAGGACAAGCTGCTGGACGTGCAGCAGCAGCTGCGGGACAACCTGCAGTGCCACGAGGCGGAGGTGCAGCACCTCAAGGGCGTCGTGGCCTCCTTCCAAGACAGCAGAGAGAAG tACACGGAGATGCGCGCCCAGCTGCAGGAGGTGAAGCGGCTCCACCAGACCAGCCGGGATGCGCTGGAGCAGCAGAAGCACATGTACGATCAGCTTGAGCAGGACTTCCTGCTCTGCCAGGAGGAGCTGCAACAGCTCAAGACCACCCAGGCCATCCAAGAGGACAAGGGGCAATGTGCGAATAAG TGTGACACCCTGCTCTTCAGACTGACAGAATTGCAGGAGAGGTACAAGGCCAGCCAGAAGGAGATGGGccagctgcagatgcagcagtGCGAGCTcctggaggagcagaggaggaTGCAGGAGGAGCAGGGCCAGCTGCAAGAAGAGCTGCACAGGCTCACGTTCCCGCTGCCCAAATCTGGTCTCTTCCACAAG AGTCAGGAGCTACTTACAAAGTTACAAAACCTGTGTGAACTCCAGTTGCTCTACCAAGGCATGCAGGAGGAGCAGAAAAAACTGATACAGAATCAAGAATGTGTAATAAAGGAGCAGTTAGAACTGCACAGCGCACTGCAGCATTTCAAGGAGTCTGGTTTCCGGGAAGTGTTGGAGGGTCCTGAGAATTCCAGATCACCCAAGTCCTCAAAATGTGGTAACAGTAGCAAG TCCAAGGTGATCGTCGCCCAGATAGAGGTTCTGCAGGAGCTGTACGAGGCCAGTCAGACCGAGCAGGAGCGGCTGCACAAGGAGCAGGAGCGGCTGCTGGAGGAGCGGAAGAGGCTGCAGGCCGACTTGCAGCTCTGCCTGGAAGAAATGCAGCTGCTCCAAGCCCAGTCCCCTTCTCTAAAAATGAGCCTTGAGTCCTACAAGAAGAGTTACGGGAGCACGACCGCCAGCAGAGAGGACAAGAGCTGTGACATTGATGACAACGAGAGCTATCACAAGAgctacagcagcagcagccaggccaGCGAAGAGAGCTTTCTCAAGAGCTatgacagcagcagcagcaacaccagggAGTCCTGGGGGAGGAGTtaccgcagcagcagcagcagcactgccTGTAAGAGGAGTtacggcagcagcagcagctctgacgTCTTTCACAAGAGTTATGTCAGCAGCAGCGCTGACAACGAACTTGCCGAGCCTGAGGATGTGGAG tgCTTAGAGGTCACGGTTGCCAAGGTGTTGGTCAAGCTGCAGGGAGTGCAGGGCCTGTACCAGCTCAGCCAGGAGGAGCACAGCCTGCTGCAGGAGCGGATGAAGAAGCTGCTGGACAAACAGAAAGAGCTGAAGGAAGAGCTGGATGCCTGTGAGAAGGAATTCAAGGAGTGCATGGAATGCTTCGAGAAGCCCGCTGAGAAGCCCGCTACCTCCCAGAACGACAAGAACGAG ATCAGAGACCTGCAGGCCAAACtgcgggagctgcagctgcagtaccAGGCTAGCATGGACGAGCAGGGGCGGCTCCTGGCCGTGCAGGAGCAGCTGGAGGGGCAGCTGCAGTGCTGCCAGGAAGAGCTTCGCCAACTCAAAGAGAAGAGGTCCTCTGCTGCCAAAGAAACCAAGGGAAagaatggcaataagaacacgaACAAGAACGCCAATGGGGTTACACATAAAAAGGTGGCCAAGCCAAACCTGGAGAATTCTGAGGGCTGCTTTGAGGCTGGAAAG AGTCTGGAGGTGGTGCTCTACTACAAGGCCAGCCAGATGGCCTTGGATGATCTaacaaaagagggaaagaaggaggaaatgaaagcggaaaaggaggaggagaagaaggaggcatCCTGGGCTGACCTAGTTTCTGAGCCATCAGACCCTAAAGAGGTCGAACCCCAAGAAGATCAGGCGGAGGGGTTCGAGGAGGCCCGCAGCCAGGAGGGCAAGGAGGAAGCCGACCAAGAGGAGGACGAGGATGAAGCTGCGGAGGAAAACAACCCCCTCAAACTTTCTGAGAGCAAAAAG
- the CCDC136 gene encoding coiled-coil domain-containing protein 136 isoform X7, translated as MEAGAGAGAGAAGWSCPGPGPTVTTLGSYEVSDGCERKKGQRWGSLERRGMQAMEGEVLLPALYEEEEEEEEEEEGEEEDDQVQKGGSGGSLSLSKHRGLSLTETELEELRAQVLQLVAELEETRELAGQHEDDSLELQGLLEDERLASAQQAEVFTKQIQQLQGELRSLREEISLLERDKEYELKEIEQELHLARAEIQNLRQAAEDSATDHESDIASLQEDICRMRNELEDMERIRGEYEMEITTLRAEMEMKTSDPSNSLSLSDFSEMQEELQQLRDRYRFLNEEYQALQESNSSLTGQLAELESERTRRATERWLESQTLRSMMSAESQTSEADFLEPDPEMHLLRQQLLGAEEQMHDMQSKCKKLCCELQELQHHHRTSEEEQRRLQRELKCAQNEVLRFQTSHDVTQNEELRTRLCALQQKYDASQDEQNELLKVQLQLQAELRQLKITKSQVVESQSEKYTEMRAQLQEVKRLHQTSRDALEQQKHMYDQLEQDFLLCQEELQQLKTTQAIQEDKGQCANKCDTLLFRLTELQERYKASQKEMGQLQMQQCELLEEQRRMQEEQGQLQEELHRLTFPLPKSGLFHKSQELLTKLQNLCELQLLYQGMQEEQKKLIQNQECVIKEQLELHSALQHFKESGFREVLEGPENSRSPKSSKCGNSSKSKVIVAQIEVLQELYEASQTEQERLHKEQERLLEERKRLQADLQLCLEEMQLLQAQSPSLKMSLESYKKSYGSTTASREDKSCDIDDNESYHKSYSSSSQASEESFLKSYDSSSSNTRESWGRSYRSSSSSTACKRSYGSSSSSDVFHKSYVSSSADNELAEPEDVECLEVTVAKVLVKLQGVQGLYQLSQEEHSLLQERMKKLLDKQKELKEELDACEKEFKECMECFEKPAEKPATSQNDKNEIRDLQAKLRELQLQYQASMDEQGRLLAVQEQLEGQLQCCQEELRQLKEKRSSAAKETKGKNGNKNTNKNANGVTHKKVAKPNLENSEGCFEAGKSLEVVLYYKASQMALDDLTKEGKKEEMKAEKEEEKKEASWADLVSEPSDPKEVEPQEDQAEGFEEARSQEGKEEADQEEDEDEAAEENNPLKLSESKKVTEAKGWITWEMGSWAQVPSVWGQPGPRMDLGRVGASELCGTAPGEGGRRGGLGESSVCGKRRP; from the exons ATGGAGGCGGGCGCCGGGGCCGGCGCGGGCGCCGCGGGCTGGAGCTGCCCGGGTCCAG GACCCACAGTGACCACTTTAGGCTCCTACGAGGTGTCTGACGGTTGTGAGAGGAAGAAAGGCCAACGCTGGGGGTCCCTGGAAAGGCGTGGAATGCAAGCCATGGAGG GGGAAGTGTTACTCCCAGCCCTCtacgaggaggaagaggaggaggaagaggaagaagagggggaagaagaggatGATCAGGTGCAAAAGGGAGGAAGCGGGGGCTCCTTGTCCCTCAGTAAGCACCGGGGCCTGAGCCTCACGGAGACCGAACTGGAGGAGCTGAGGGCTCAggtgctgcagctggtggcagagctggaggagaCCCGGGAACTGGCAGGGCAGCATGAGGATGACTCGCTGGAGCTGCAGG GGCTCCTGGAGGATGAGCGGCTGGCCAGCGCCCAGCAGGCAGAGGTGTTCACCAAGCAGATCCAGCAGCTCCAAG GCGAGCTGCGCTCTCTGCGGGAGGAGATTTCCCTTTTGGAGCGTGACAAAGAATATGAACTTAAGGAGATAGAACAGGAGCTGCACTTGGCCCGGGCTGAGATCCAGAATCTGCGGCAAGCAGCGGAAGATTCTGCGACCGATCACGAGAGTGACATCGCCTCCCTGCAGGAGGATATCTGCCGGATGCGGAATGAACTCGAGGACATGGAGCGCATCCGGGGAGAGTATGAGATGGAGATCACCACGCTCCGCgcagaaatggaaatgaagaccTCTGACCCTTCCAACAGCTTAAGTCTCTCCGACTTCTCTGAGATGCAAG AAGAGTTGCAGCAGCTGCGGGACCGCTACCGCTTCCTGAATGAGGAGTACCAGGCCCTGCAGGAGAGCAACAGCAGCCTCACAGGGCAGCTTGCAGAGCTGGAGAGTGAGAG GACACGAAGAGCAACAGAAAGGTGGCTGGAGTCCCAAACACTGCGGAGTATGATGTCAGCAGAGTCTCAGACTTCAGAAGCCGACTTCCTGGAGCCTGATCCTGAAATGCATTTGTTGCGACAGCAGCTGCTGGGAGCTGAGGAGCAGATGCATGACATGCAGAGCAAG TGTAAGAAATTGTGTTGTGAGTTGCAAGAGCTGCAGCATCATCACCGGACCAGCGAGGAGGAGCAAAGGCGGCTGCAGAGGGAGCTCAAGTGCGCACAGAACGAGGTGCTTCGGTTTCAGACTTCCCATGACGTCACCCAG AACGAGGAGCTGCGGACCAGACTCTGTGCCCTACAGCAAAAGTATGATGCTAGCCAGGATGAGCAGAATGAGCTCTTGAAGGTGCAGCTACAACTTCAGGCTGAGCTCCGGCAGCTCAAAATCACGAAATCCCAAGTCGTAGAAAGCCAGAGTGAGAAG tACACGGAGATGCGCGCCCAGCTGCAGGAGGTGAAGCGGCTCCACCAGACCAGCCGGGATGCGCTGGAGCAGCAGAAGCACATGTACGATCAGCTTGAGCAGGACTTCCTGCTCTGCCAGGAGGAGCTGCAACAGCTCAAGACCACCCAGGCCATCCAAGAGGACAAGGGGCAATGTGCGAATAAG TGTGACACCCTGCTCTTCAGACTGACAGAATTGCAGGAGAGGTACAAGGCCAGCCAGAAGGAGATGGGccagctgcagatgcagcagtGCGAGCTcctggaggagcagaggaggaTGCAGGAGGAGCAGGGCCAGCTGCAAGAAGAGCTGCACAGGCTCACGTTCCCGCTGCCCAAATCTGGTCTCTTCCACAAG AGTCAGGAGCTACTTACAAAGTTACAAAACCTGTGTGAACTCCAGTTGCTCTACCAAGGCATGCAGGAGGAGCAGAAAAAACTGATACAGAATCAAGAATGTGTAATAAAGGAGCAGTTAGAACTGCACAGCGCACTGCAGCATTTCAAGGAGTCTGGTTTCCGGGAAGTGTTGGAGGGTCCTGAGAATTCCAGATCACCCAAGTCCTCAAAATGTGGTAACAGTAGCAAG TCCAAGGTGATCGTCGCCCAGATAGAGGTTCTGCAGGAGCTGTACGAGGCCAGTCAGACCGAGCAGGAGCGGCTGCACAAGGAGCAGGAGCGGCTGCTGGAGGAGCGGAAGAGGCTGCAGGCCGACTTGCAGCTCTGCCTGGAAGAAATGCAGCTGCTCCAAGCCCAGTCCCCTTCTCTAAAAATGAGCCTTGAGTCCTACAAGAAGAGTTACGGGAGCACGACCGCCAGCAGAGAGGACAAGAGCTGTGACATTGATGACAACGAGAGCTATCACAAGAgctacagcagcagcagccaggccaGCGAAGAGAGCTTTCTCAAGAGCTatgacagcagcagcagcaacaccagggAGTCCTGGGGGAGGAGTtaccgcagcagcagcagcagcactgccTGTAAGAGGAGTtacggcagcagcagcagctctgacgTCTTTCACAAGAGTTATGTCAGCAGCAGCGCTGACAACGAACTTGCCGAGCCTGAGGATGTGGAG tgCTTAGAGGTCACGGTTGCCAAGGTGTTGGTCAAGCTGCAGGGAGTGCAGGGCCTGTACCAGCTCAGCCAGGAGGAGCACAGCCTGCTGCAGGAGCGGATGAAGAAGCTGCTGGACAAACAGAAAGAGCTGAAGGAAGAGCTGGATGCCTGTGAGAAGGAATTCAAGGAGTGCATGGAATGCTTCGAGAAGCCCGCTGAGAAGCCCGCTACCTCCCAGAACGACAAGAACGAG ATCAGAGACCTGCAGGCCAAACtgcgggagctgcagctgcagtaccAGGCTAGCATGGACGAGCAGGGGCGGCTCCTGGCCGTGCAGGAGCAGCTGGAGGGGCAGCTGCAGTGCTGCCAGGAAGAGCTTCGCCAACTCAAAGAGAAGAGGTCCTCTGCTGCCAAAGAAACCAAGGGAAagaatggcaataagaacacgaACAAGAACGCCAATGGGGTTACACATAAAAAGGTGGCCAAGCCAAACCTGGAGAATTCTGAGGGCTGCTTTGAGGCTGGAAAG AGTCTGGAGGTGGTGCTCTACTACAAGGCCAGCCAGATGGCCTTGGATGATCTaacaaaagagggaaagaaggaggaaatgaaagcggaaaaggaggaggagaagaaggaggcatCCTGGGCTGACCTAGTTTCTGAGCCATCAGACCCTAAAGAGGTCGAACCCCAAGAAGATCAGGCGGAGGGGTTCGAGGAGGCCCGCAGCCAGGAGGGCAAGGAGGAAGCCGACCAAGAGGAGGACGAGGATGAAGCTGCGGAGGAAAACAACCCCCTCAAACTTTCTGAGAGCAAAAAGGTAACAGAAGCCAAAGGCTGGATCACATGGGAAATGGGCTCTTGGGCGCAGGTGCCCAGCGTTTGGGGGCAACCCGGCCCTCGGATGGACCTTGGCAGAGTCGGGGCCAGCGAGCTCTGCGGCACAGCCCCGGGGGAAGGGGGACGCAGAGGTGGGCTTGGGGAGAGCAGCGTCTGCGGGAAGCGGCGGCCTTAG
- the CCDC136 gene encoding coiled-coil domain-containing protein 136 isoform X10, with protein sequence MEKKGRRQAGELRSLREEISLLERDKEYELKEIEQELHLARAEIQNLRQAAEDSATDHESDIASLQEDICRMRNELEDMERIRGEYEMEITTLRAEMEMKTSDPSNSLSLSDFSEMQEELQQLRDRYRFLNEEYQALQESNSSLTGQLAELESERTRRATERWLESQTLRSMMSAESQTSEADFLEPDPEMHLLRQQLLGAEEQMHDMQSKCKKLCCELQELQHHHRTSEEEQRRLQRELKCAQNEVLRFQTSHDVTQNEELRTRLCALQQKYDASQDEQNELLKVQLQLQAELRQLKITKSQVVESQSEKELLCRLQKLQLQYQNITCEKDKLLDVQQQLRDNLQCHEAEVQHLKGVVASFQDSREKYTEMRAQLQEVKRLHQTSRDALEQQKHMYDQLEQDFLLCQEELQQLKTTQAIQEDKGQCANKCDTLLFRLTELQERYKASQKEMGQLQMQQCELLEEQRRMQEEQGQLQEELHRLTFPLPKSGLFHKSQELLTKLQNLCELQLLYQGMQEEQKKLIQNQECVIKEQLELHSALQHFKESGFREVLEGPENSRSPKSSKCGNSSKSKVIVAQIEVLQELYEASQTEQERLHKEQERLLEERKRLQADLQLCLEEMQLLQAQSPSLKMSLESYKKSYGSTTASREDKSCDIDDNESYHKSYSSSSQASEESFLKSYDSSSSNTRESWGRSYRSSSSSTACKRSYGSSSSSDVFHKSYVSSSADNELAEPEDVECLEVTVAKVLVKLQGVQGLYQLSQEEHSLLQERMKKLLDKQKELKEELDACEKEFKECMECFEKPAEKPATSQNDKNEIRDLQAKLRELQLQYQASMDEQGRLLAVQEQLEGQLQCCQEELRQLKEKRSSAAKETKGKNGNKNTNKNANGVTHKKVAKPNLENSEGCFEAGKSLEVVLYYKASQMALDDLTKEGKKEEMKAEKEEEKKEASWADLVSEPSDPKEVEPQEDQAEGFEEARSQEGKEEADQEEDEDEAAEENNPLKLSESKKVTEAKGWITWEMGSWAQVPSVWGQPGPRMDLGRVGASELCGTAPGEGGRRGGLGESSVCGKRRP encoded by the exons atggagaagaaaggaaggcgGCAAGCAG GCGAGCTGCGCTCTCTGCGGGAGGAGATTTCCCTTTTGGAGCGTGACAAAGAATATGAACTTAAGGAGATAGAACAGGAGCTGCACTTGGCCCGGGCTGAGATCCAGAATCTGCGGCAAGCAGCGGAAGATTCTGCGACCGATCACGAGAGTGACATCGCCTCCCTGCAGGAGGATATCTGCCGGATGCGGAATGAACTCGAGGACATGGAGCGCATCCGGGGAGAGTATGAGATGGAGATCACCACGCTCCGCgcagaaatggaaatgaagaccTCTGACCCTTCCAACAGCTTAAGTCTCTCCGACTTCTCTGAGATGCAAG AAGAGTTGCAGCAGCTGCGGGACCGCTACCGCTTCCTGAATGAGGAGTACCAGGCCCTGCAGGAGAGCAACAGCAGCCTCACAGGGCAGCTTGCAGAGCTGGAGAGTGAGAG GACACGAAGAGCAACAGAAAGGTGGCTGGAGTCCCAAACACTGCGGAGTATGATGTCAGCAGAGTCTCAGACTTCAGAAGCCGACTTCCTGGAGCCTGATCCTGAAATGCATTTGTTGCGACAGCAGCTGCTGGGAGCTGAGGAGCAGATGCATGACATGCAGAGCAAG TGTAAGAAATTGTGTTGTGAGTTGCAAGAGCTGCAGCATCATCACCGGACCAGCGAGGAGGAGCAAAGGCGGCTGCAGAGGGAGCTCAAGTGCGCACAGAACGAGGTGCTTCGGTTTCAGACTTCCCATGACGTCACCCAG AACGAGGAGCTGCGGACCAGACTCTGTGCCCTACAGCAAAAGTATGATGCTAGCCAGGATGAGCAGAATGAGCTCTTGAAGGTGCAGCTACAACTTCAGGCTGAGCTCCGGCAGCTCAAAATCACGAAATCCCAAGTCGTAGAAAGCCAGAGTGAGAAG GAGTTACTGTGCCGGctccagaagctgcagctgcagtaccAGAACATCACGTGTGAAAAGGACAAGCTGCTGGACGTGCAGCAGCAGCTGCGGGACAACCTGCAGTGCCACGAGGCGGAGGTGCAGCACCTCAAGGGCGTCGTGGCCTCCTTCCAAGACAGCAGAGAGAAG tACACGGAGATGCGCGCCCAGCTGCAGGAGGTGAAGCGGCTCCACCAGACCAGCCGGGATGCGCTGGAGCAGCAGAAGCACATGTACGATCAGCTTGAGCAGGACTTCCTGCTCTGCCAGGAGGAGCTGCAACAGCTCAAGACCACCCAGGCCATCCAAGAGGACAAGGGGCAATGTGCGAATAAG TGTGACACCCTGCTCTTCAGACTGACAGAATTGCAGGAGAGGTACAAGGCCAGCCAGAAGGAGATGGGccagctgcagatgcagcagtGCGAGCTcctggaggagcagaggaggaTGCAGGAGGAGCAGGGCCAGCTGCAAGAAGAGCTGCACAGGCTCACGTTCCCGCTGCCCAAATCTGGTCTCTTCCACAAG AGTCAGGAGCTACTTACAAAGTTACAAAACCTGTGTGAACTCCAGTTGCTCTACCAAGGCATGCAGGAGGAGCAGAAAAAACTGATACAGAATCAAGAATGTGTAATAAAGGAGCAGTTAGAACTGCACAGCGCACTGCAGCATTTCAAGGAGTCTGGTTTCCGGGAAGTGTTGGAGGGTCCTGAGAATTCCAGATCACCCAAGTCCTCAAAATGTGGTAACAGTAGCAAG TCCAAGGTGATCGTCGCCCAGATAGAGGTTCTGCAGGAGCTGTACGAGGCCAGTCAGACCGAGCAGGAGCGGCTGCACAAGGAGCAGGAGCGGCTGCTGGAGGAGCGGAAGAGGCTGCAGGCCGACTTGCAGCTCTGCCTGGAAGAAATGCAGCTGCTCCAAGCCCAGTCCCCTTCTCTAAAAATGAGCCTTGAGTCCTACAAGAAGAGTTACGGGAGCACGACCGCCAGCAGAGAGGACAAGAGCTGTGACATTGATGACAACGAGAGCTATCACAAGAgctacagcagcagcagccaggccaGCGAAGAGAGCTTTCTCAAGAGCTatgacagcagcagcagcaacaccagggAGTCCTGGGGGAGGAGTtaccgcagcagcagcagcagcactgccTGTAAGAGGAGTtacggcagcagcagcagctctgacgTCTTTCACAAGAGTTATGTCAGCAGCAGCGCTGACAACGAACTTGCCGAGCCTGAGGATGTGGAG tgCTTAGAGGTCACGGTTGCCAAGGTGTTGGTCAAGCTGCAGGGAGTGCAGGGCCTGTACCAGCTCAGCCAGGAGGAGCACAGCCTGCTGCAGGAGCGGATGAAGAAGCTGCTGGACAAACAGAAAGAGCTGAAGGAAGAGCTGGATGCCTGTGAGAAGGAATTCAAGGAGTGCATGGAATGCTTCGAGAAGCCCGCTGAGAAGCCCGCTACCTCCCAGAACGACAAGAACGAG ATCAGAGACCTGCAGGCCAAACtgcgggagctgcagctgcagtaccAGGCTAGCATGGACGAGCAGGGGCGGCTCCTGGCCGTGCAGGAGCAGCTGGAGGGGCAGCTGCAGTGCTGCCAGGAAGAGCTTCGCCAACTCAAAGAGAAGAGGTCCTCTGCTGCCAAAGAAACCAAGGGAAagaatggcaataagaacacgaACAAGAACGCCAATGGGGTTACACATAAAAAGGTGGCCAAGCCAAACCTGGAGAATTCTGAGGGCTGCTTTGAGGCTGGAAAG AGTCTGGAGGTGGTGCTCTACTACAAGGCCAGCCAGATGGCCTTGGATGATCTaacaaaagagggaaagaaggaggaaatgaaagcggaaaaggaggaggagaagaaggaggcatCCTGGGCTGACCTAGTTTCTGAGCCATCAGACCCTAAAGAGGTCGAACCCCAAGAAGATCAGGCGGAGGGGTTCGAGGAGGCCCGCAGCCAGGAGGGCAAGGAGGAAGCCGACCAAGAGGAGGACGAGGATGAAGCTGCGGAGGAAAACAACCCCCTCAAACTTTCTGAGAGCAAAAAGGTAACAGAAGCCAAAGGCTGGATCACATGGGAAATGGGCTCTTGGGCGCAGGTGCCCAGCGTTTGGGGGCAACCCGGCCCTCGGATGGACCTTGGCAGAGTCGGGGCCAGCGAGCTCTGCGGCACAGCCCCGGGGGAAGGGGGACGCAGAGGTGGGCTTGGGGAGAGCAGCGTCTGCGGGAAGCGGCGGCCTTAG